One segment of Gordonia terrae DNA contains the following:
- the nirD gene encoding nitrite reductase small subunit NirD — MTIAPGEADTMSAETTPTGTAVGVREGSWVRACSIDDLIVGRGVAVLGPDGVQAALFRLPAAESDREAAPGRSRLYAIGNIDPFGRAAVLSRGLTGDRGGEPTVASPLGKQVFALRTGLCLDDETVSVPSYGVRVSNRIVEVYFPA; from the coding sequence ATGACCATCGCGCCAGGGGAGGCCGACACCATGTCCGCAGAGACCACACCCACCGGTACCGCCGTCGGGGTGCGCGAGGGGAGTTGGGTGCGCGCCTGTTCCATCGACGATCTGATCGTCGGACGCGGGGTCGCCGTGCTCGGTCCCGACGGCGTCCAGGCCGCCCTGTTCCGGCTGCCCGCGGCCGAGTCGGACCGCGAGGCGGCACCGGGCCGCTCCCGGCTGTACGCCATCGGCAACATCGATCCGTTCGGCCGTGCCGCGGTTCTGTCGCGGGGCCTCACCGGCGATCGCGGGGGAGAACCCACCGTCGCCTCGCCGCTGGGCAAGCAGGTCTTCGCGCTCCGGACCGGACTCTGCCTTGACGACGAGACGGTGTCGGTCCCGAGCTACGGAGTACGCGTGAGCAACCGCATCGTCGAGGTGTACTTCCCGGCGTGA